tatatgattcttgtaaataatgaattataaatattatacaaaaattttaaatacgaaattattatatcaatatattgaataaagttttattaatagcaGTTGCAGCTATGGCTATAAGAATCAACAAAATTCGCTTTTTTCAGAGATTCAtttagtatttaatatttttttaagtaaaaagtaTTGCAGAAGGAGAAATGTATTAtgcaattgtaattaaattcataaaaatgctACGcttttattatccatttttgaatagtaacaaaataattaataggaattttaataagaaaactgCACATAGCGTAGTACATTATATATTGGTTTCTGTGCAATACATAGAAAATACCTGGCTGATTCTTTTAGTCAGGTTTTCAATTgcattgtatatatatcacaTGTTGATTTTTCttcatgtataaaatttatgtattagaaaaatggcaaataaaagaatatgagTATTATtaggataatattttttgatacattttaatatttttatatatcaaatcaGAACAACATATATAGGTATACATATAATGCGTGACATATaacttaaatttatcaaaataataaatagtttgttcttttagaaattaatgtaTACCAAATTTGCAACAtgtaaactaaaatttttataaaattaatattatatgcgCTTtacaatatgttaaattttatagttgttATATAGTTGTATGTATCTTATATCAAAATcgttaataataacaacaaaAATTGAACTTATTCATCGGTACAATGCGCAGCAACGGAGTTGTTCTGTTGACCTGTGAAGTTGATctgcaaaattcaaaagtgAATCCAAATTAGAGTTgcgttcaaaataattaatgtttataaaataataattacatatattgaagtttttgtttatttatctaagcaaatatctaataaaatatttattgaaaacaagtttaattataataaatatgtcaaaaatttctaataattaaatatgaatattaaatattgcaaatattttttattgaatattttactgagtatttctaatattttatacacaacattttgtaaatactaaataacaaataatcacTCATTCCAAAGTTGCTCTATCGGGTATCGATGCTCTTCCTAAGCCCCCTCTTCATTTTTTTAGCCCTCAGTTCACACAAAGTACTTACACGCCTTTGCGACATGCAAATGAAAATAGCGCAACACTTTAAATGGTACTCCCGACGTAGAGAATTGTACCGAAAAGTTTAAAGGCAACGTTGAACGCTAATTTCGTACGCGTTTTCGCAAGAATTCTTCAAAACACTTCACACGCGACACATGCTTGTAACGATGAAAAAGAGGAGTGAAAAACtgtgaaatgtaataaaagataGTAGCGGAAAAGATAACGCGTTAATATGCAACGATGCCTTGTAGATGCCAGTGTCACCGTGCGGATAATAACAGGATAATAAGAAAGACAAGGTTGTACAGATTTCGATTTGGAAAGATGCAGAGTAAAGAATAATAAGCGCGATAACGCgccgaaagaaagaaaataataaaatacaattcacATATGGTGACAGATATTGCAagtcaaattttcttttaaataaatatgtttaataaaaaaaattccttaaattaaatattagaataagGTAGAAATTATATGAGACTTAATAACGACATATAAAGTACCAAGCGCGTACCATGTATCGCGCTCCGAGATTCTAGAACTGATTAATTATTCacactattttattaaaaaatgattcaattttataatatgtatttctttatttgtcCAAACTATTCAaactttatttacaaataataataaaacattaaacaatattgaaacaaatgatttagtgaattattattctcttCTACGTTATCGTTTTTCTTCACTTTCCtctaaatgaaataataatgccATCATTTTATTGATCACATTACCTACAATGCTTTGTCATAaacttgtatattaataactttttttctttttgcttttacCAATAGTAATCGATAAAGTTGTCGTTATATGACATAAAATCTAGTTGACATTTCGTAGCTATATAGaacaaaaaatggataatacgCAAACCAGAAGTTAACAATCATGATTCATCCGACTTTAAGTCAAATACTACATAAGTTGACCAACGGATCTAAATTGACGTACGtacgttttgcaattttctttttttcggaTGTTTATTCACACATTTTGATAATGTCTCGacaataattcaatttctCGGGATTCatctaatgaataattttccgGCAGACAATAATGCTTGCGGCAGTAATAGTTCTGGCCGTTTTCGTTGTGACACCACGTtccatctggaaagtatgggTCGTCACCAAAGTTAAGCATTTCTAGGCGTGGTGTGTAAGGGGTAGAATTGTTCTTTAGGAAACAAGATATAGTACAAGCTATCCACGGTCTATCGACTTCATGAGCAATCTGCCATCCCGGCTGCGTGTCCAGCTGGGACATGATATCCTTGACTTCCGTGCATTTCATAGTAGCAAACTCGTGGATCGTCTTGCGTTTCTCCGTACAAAGTAAAGAATCATCGCACAGAACCATGTCGTAATATGGTCCTGCACAATTCGTCGTTCTTTTGATGTAACCGTTAATTTGATGTTTGCATAAACGTCGTTTGGCTAGTACGCCTTTGGATTTCTCCAAGCAACTGCTTTTACAGGAGTCTTCCTCCCATTCGCTCCATCTATCTTTTTCACAAAACTTAAAATTGTATGGCGGTTCAATGACGGGCAAGCAATCTCCGCCACGACATTCTTTCCCGAGTGCGCAATGAGTTcctaaacaaaataaatgagatcaattatattgtaaagtaTTTGAGAAATCAGTGAGAAAATACATACCTTCCAACGCCGATCCTGTGAAGTAAGATTTACTTTTGTTAGGTGTCTCGCATTCTAAAGTTTTACATATATCAAGCAACGTGACTACGTTCGCGTCATTGTCGCGGAAAAATAATTCGCATTGTGCCTTCGCGGTCCATTTCCTTCCTGGTAAATCGTGATAACGCGAATGGTCGAGTGCAACGTCAGCGAGATTTTCCAGTCTCGTATTATCTCGGAGGCATTCTTTTGTTTTCCAGAGAAGTTTAGCTGTATTACGACTACACATGGACCATGTTCTCTGGCCTTGATAGTGCATGCGAGGTGACATTaagtatttgtaattattaaatatttcacactGTTTTGTATCGTGTTGCATTCCTAACCTttggaacaaataaattattaaatttgacaatatatttcactttgcattgtttattctaaatacttttctattataatttatttataataaatatactgaACAATTAAAGAACCAAATCTCTTAAAAAAGTCTCcttactttttgtttttaaattataaaaagagtCTCCTTactttttgcttttaaattatacaattctataaatttttataagacattacttatacttaatttatacgtaaaacgattatatataaacttacaGATGGCCGATCTCATGAGCAGCAACGAGAGACGATGTAAAACCCGATGTAAGTTCTTCACGTGCACCACCGAATTCTACTATTGCGCACGATTTACTTGAGTTGCACGCGCCATCAAAG
This genomic window from Linepithema humile isolate Giens D197 chromosome 5, Lhum_UNIL_v1.0, whole genome shotgun sequence contains:
- the LOC105678147 gene encoding A disintegrin and metalloproteinase with thrombospondin motifs adt-2-like isoform X2; its protein translation is MFLILKLTIIILLNKTYAHITQDSEIILLPSWNSINAKEILLTLKVFGKLIQLNMRKNEQIISPAFKVWKYNSVIKKLSELKTSNPCYYNHEDHVSSAIINFCDKHGLEGLVFLKNDTLKIRPLRNDFASLSLIDDFCVKEQVNLSFGKPHLVKRLLQYYTGSNLCSLNNFKRKPRYAQDEQVKYIIELAVFFDEAAYRKIMPFLGEDKELLHIMILTYVNQMQAFFHHPSLGVSIDISLVHLDILEKQPSNLPVIDGNASQVLNSFCTYAETRNPPYDKDPGHWDISLYLTGINIYSVDHSTLGRSFFDGACNSSKSCAIVEFGGAREELTSGFTSSLVAAHEIGHLLGMQHDTKQCEIFNNYKYLMSPRMHYQGQRTWSMCSRNTAKLLWKTKECLRDNTRLENLADVALDHSRYHDLPGRKWTAKAQCELFFRDNDANVVTLLDICKTLECETPNKSKSYFTGSALEGTHCALGKECRGGDCLPVIEPPYNFKFCEKDRWSEWEEDSCKSSCLEKSKGVLAKRRLCKHQINGYIKRTTNCAGPYYDMVLCDDSLLCTEKRKTIHEFATMKCTEVKDIMSQLDTQPGWQIAHEVDRPWIAYGTWCHNENGQNYYCRKHYCLPENYSLDESREIELLSRHYQNV
- the LOC105678147 gene encoding A disintegrin and metalloproteinase with thrombospondin motifs adt-2-like isoform X1, whose amino-acid sequence is MFLILKLTIIILLNKTYAHITQDSEIILLPSWNSINAKEILLTLKVFGKLIQLNMRKNEQIISPAFKVWKYNSVIKKLSELKTSNPCYYNHEDHVSSAIINFCDKHGLEGLVFLKNDTLKIRPLRNDFASLSLIDDFCVKEQVNLSFGKPHLVKRLLQYYTGSNLCSLNNFKRKPRYAQDEQVKYIIELAVFFDEAAYRKIMPFLGEDKELLHIMILTYVNQMQAFFHHPSLGVSIDISLVHLDILEKQPSNLPVIDGNASQVLNSFCTYAETRNPPYDKDPGHWDISLYLTGINIYSVDHSTLGRSFFDGACNSSKSCAIVEFGGAREELTSGFTSSLVAAHEIGHLLGMQHDTKQCEIFNNYKYLMSPRMHYQGQRTWSMCSRNTAKLLWKTKECLRDNTRLENLADVALDHSRYHDLPGRKWTAKAQCELFFRDNDANVVTLLDICKTLECETPNKSKSYFTGSALEGTHCALGKECRGGDCLPVIEPPYNFKFCEKDRWSEWEEDSCKSSCLEKSKGVLAKRRLCKHQINGYIKRTTNCAGPYYDMVLCDDSLLCTEKRKTIHEFATMKCTEVKDIMSQLDTQPGWQIAHEVDRPWIACTISCFLKNNSTPYTPRLEMLNFGDDPYFPDGTWCHNENGQNYYCRKHYCLPENYSLDESREIELLSRHYQNV